Proteins encoded in a region of the Paenibacillus pedocola genome:
- a CDS encoding Na+/H+ antiporter subunit A has protein sequence MLHVIILLPFLLAVLMLMIKQNLRFHMGWMIMPLPAALFLYFLTRIPMIRAGDNILDSFTWMPSLGIDITLILDGLSLLFVLLITGVGALVVLYSIYYLQKHTEGIRQFYIYLLMFMGAMLGVVLSDNLMVLYGFWELTSISSFLLIAFWHRRERSRYGAMKSMLITVFGGLAMFAGFNLLYVMTGTYSIREIVAQAGTLTADAMFIPAMLLILLGAFTKSAQFPFHIWLPDAMEAPTPVSAYLHSATMVKAGIYLVARLTPLFAGQSEWFWLVSLTGLFTLIYGSFQAIRQTDLKALLAYSTISQLGLIMSLLGLGSAAAFFAGTGEAVFYMMATSAALFHLINHAVFKGSLFMVVGIIDHETGTRDLRKLGGLMSVMPVTFSVAVIGAFSMAGLPPFSGFLSKEMFFTSVLNIREFNVLSSGFWMQFFPVIAWLASVFTFVYSMILVFKTFGGKLQEAKLDKAPHEAPLGLLLSPVILISLAVVFAFFPDLVSVPLIEPAMASIHSGLLAPEATFGVSIHFWHGWTPEIFMTLGVVAAGILLYRGYNRLWVLDREASGRNPLNRMYDGSLQLLEKGSRRLTDAYMTGSNRHYLLYIFSFLIIALLAVLVREPGISLGMEHYAPLSFYEAVVVAIMLLAAFAVPFAKSRVNAILFTGAVGYMVTLLFVLFRAPDLALTQMIIETVSVILFLLCFRYLPKLKKQKEPLRFKLPNLVIAMGVGITMTFVALAAMGSSPFEPISEFFLKESYSQAGGKNVVNVILVDFRGFDTLFEIMVLGIASLAIYGLIHLRMEADLPQPQQDKVRSVLPLRSNDVILQTMSKGIVLIILIFSLYLFFAGHHHPGGGFIGALMASAALVLMAIAFGMDWVRKALPVNYRLLTAVGLMIAVLTASGSFVFGAPFLSHAFGHFHLPVLGDVELATAVLFDLGVYLAVVGVTMNIILSIGGDKQWNS, from the coding sequence ATGCTGCATGTCATTATCTTACTTCCGTTTTTGCTGGCTGTGCTGATGCTGATGATTAAACAAAACCTGCGCTTTCACATGGGCTGGATGATCATGCCTCTGCCGGCGGCTCTGTTCCTTTATTTCCTTACAAGGATTCCAATGATCCGGGCGGGTGACAATATCCTGGATAGCTTCACCTGGATGCCCTCCCTTGGAATCGATATCACCTTGATTCTTGACGGGCTCAGCCTGCTGTTTGTACTGTTGATCACCGGCGTCGGAGCGCTTGTCGTTCTCTATTCGATCTATTATCTTCAGAAGCACACAGAGGGGATCCGCCAGTTTTACATTTACCTGTTAATGTTCATGGGAGCGATGCTGGGGGTTGTCCTGTCGGATAATCTGATGGTGCTGTACGGGTTCTGGGAGCTCACCAGCATTTCCTCATTCCTGCTCATCGCTTTCTGGCACCGCCGGGAAAGATCCCGATATGGTGCAATGAAATCCATGCTGATTACGGTGTTCGGCGGTCTGGCGATGTTTGCCGGATTTAATCTGCTCTATGTAATGACCGGTACTTATAGTATCCGCGAAATTGTTGCACAGGCGGGGACCTTAACGGCAGACGCCATGTTTATTCCGGCCATGCTGCTCATTCTGCTGGGTGCCTTTACGAAATCCGCCCAATTTCCGTTCCACATCTGGCTGCCCGATGCGATGGAAGCGCCGACTCCGGTCAGTGCCTATCTCCATTCGGCCACGATGGTTAAAGCGGGGATCTATCTGGTAGCGCGGCTCACTCCGCTGTTTGCCGGGCAATCCGAATGGTTCTGGCTGGTTTCCCTGACAGGGTTGTTTACTTTGATCTACGGGTCATTCCAAGCTATCAGGCAAACCGATCTCAAAGCCCTGCTCGCATACTCGACCATCAGCCAGCTGGGCTTGATCATGTCTCTGCTGGGACTCGGCTCGGCAGCAGCCTTTTTTGCCGGTACAGGAGAAGCCGTCTTCTATATGATGGCTACCTCGGCAGCCCTCTTTCATCTCATCAATCATGCCGTTTTTAAAGGCAGTCTGTTTATGGTTGTGGGTATTATTGACCATGAGACCGGTACCCGGGATCTCCGTAAGCTTGGAGGATTGATGTCGGTCATGCCGGTCACCTTTTCGGTGGCAGTAATCGGAGCGTTCTCCATGGCTGGATTGCCGCCGTTCAGCGGATTCCTTAGCAAGGAAATGTTCTTCACTTCCGTATTGAATATCCGAGAATTTAATGTCTTGAGCTCAGGGTTCTGGATGCAGTTCTTTCCGGTGATTGCCTGGCTGGCGAGTGTATTTACCTTTGTATACAGCATGATTCTCGTCTTTAAGACCTTCGGCGGCAAGCTTCAGGAAGCCAAGCTGGATAAGGCTCCGCATGAAGCGCCGCTGGGACTTTTGCTGTCTCCGGTGATTCTCATTTCACTTGCTGTTGTTTTTGCCTTCTTCCCTGATCTGGTCTCCGTTCCGCTGATTGAACCGGCAATGGCTTCCATTCACAGCGGGCTGCTGGCCCCAGAGGCAACCTTCGGGGTATCCATTCATTTCTGGCATGGCTGGACACCAGAGATATTCATGACGCTTGGTGTTGTAGCTGCCGGTATACTACTATACAGAGGCTACAACCGGCTGTGGGTACTGGACCGTGAGGCAAGCGGGCGAAATCCACTTAACCGGATGTATGACGGATCGCTCCAGCTGCTGGAAAAGGGTTCGAGACGTTTGACCGATGCCTATATGACAGGCTCCAACCGTCATTATCTGCTGTACATTTTCAGCTTTTTGATTATCGCGCTGCTTGCTGTTCTGGTGAGAGAACCCGGTATAAGCCTTGGGATGGAGCACTATGCCCCATTGTCCTTCTATGAAGCTGTTGTTGTAGCCATCATGCTGCTGGCTGCCTTTGCTGTACCTTTTGCCAAATCACGGGTCAACGCGATCCTGTTCACCGGCGCTGTCGGCTACATGGTGACGCTGCTGTTTGTCCTTTTCCGGGCGCCCGATCTTGCGCTTACACAAATGATTATCGAGACGGTATCGGTCATTCTGTTCCTGCTCTGTTTCCGGTATCTGCCGAAGCTGAAGAAACAGAAGGAGCCGCTGCGCTTTAAGCTGCCTAACCTGGTAATAGCAATGGGGGTTGGGATTACGATGACATTCGTCGCTCTCGCCGCTATGGGCAGCAGTCCCTTCGAACCCATCTCCGAGTTTTTCTTAAAAGAAAGCTACAGCCAGGCTGGAGGGAAGAACGTTGTCAACGTCATCCTGGTAGATTTCCGCGGCTTTGATACCTTGTTTGAAATTATGGTGCTTGGCATCGCCTCACTAGCCATCTACGGACTGATCCATTTAAGAATGGAAGCAGATCTGCCGCAGCCGCAGCAAGATAAAGTCCGCTCAGTCTTGCCTCTGCGGAGCAATGATGTGATCCTGCAGACCATGTCAAAGGGGATCGTTCTTATTATTCTGATCTTCTCCCTATATCTGTTCTTTGCCGGACATCATCATCCGGGGGGTGGCTTTATCGGGGCATTGATGGCCTCAGCCGCACTTGTTCTAATGGCGATTGCCTTCGGTATGGATTGGGTCCGCAAAGCTCTTCCTGTAAATTACCGGCTGCTAACCGCAGTGGGGCTCATGATTGCCGTTCTTACCGCATCAGGATCTTTTGTGTTTGGAGCCCCTTTTTTAAGCCATGCTTTCGGTCATTTTCATCTGCCTGTCCTTGGGGATGTAGAGCTGGCGACTGCTGTGCTGTTTGATCTGGGTGTGTATTTGGCTGTGGTGGGTGTCACGATGAACATCATCTTATCGATTGGAGGGGATAAACAATGGAACTCGTAA
- the mnhG gene encoding monovalent cation/H(+) antiporter subunit G has translation MAGELISSILVLIGAIFCGLSAFGLVRLPDVYLRSHAATKSATLGVLCVLGGGFVYFWVVDGTVSFKLLLAIVFVFITSPVAGHLNGRSAYRSGIPLWEGSVQDDLKPLVEEGQKIPGE, from the coding sequence ATGGCAGGTGAGCTGATTAGTTCGATTCTGGTGTTGATAGGAGCCATTTTTTGCGGTCTGAGTGCCTTCGGCTTAGTCCGGCTGCCTGATGTATATCTTCGTTCGCATGCTGCAACCAAAAGTGCAACGCTTGGGGTGCTTTGTGTGCTGGGCGGGGGATTTGTGTACTTCTGGGTTGTGGATGGAACGGTCAGCTTCAAGCTGCTGCTCGCTATCGTATTTGTATTCATCACTTCACCGGTAGCAGGTCATTTGAACGGCCGGTCCGCCTACCGCTCAGGAATACCCTTATGGGAAGGCAGTGTTCAGGATGATTTGAAGCCTCTGGTGGAAGAGGGTCAAAAAATACCCGGGGAATAA
- a CDS encoding Na+/H+ antiporter subunit D, which yields MSNLLVLPILIPLCTAVILIFFKEKIRLQRGISAFSGVLNILIAGILVARVHAGGIQTLQMGGWAPPYGIVFVGDMFAVLLVTMASVVSFAILLYSFHSIGEKRERFYYYTFFQFLLVGVYGSFLTGDIFNLFVFFEVMLISSYALISIGGTRLQLRETSKYLLINIVSSTLFVAAVAYLYAAVGTLNMAHLSQRISEAGQGGVLNVIAVLFLIVFSLKAGLFLFFWLPGSYSAPPAAVRALFGALLTKVGLYAIIRTFTLLFVNDLGFTQSWIAWMAAVTMILGGLGAVAYKDIPRILNYNVIISVGFVAFGLAAGTRDALDGTVFYLLHDMLAKGLMFILGGMIISAAGTDRLNSMGGMIKKYPLIGWMFFILTLALVGIPPLSGFAGKVLIIRGALDTGMLTLSLIGLGSSFLVLYSLIKVFRQAFWGNEPENDQPQVNLKWASAVAGGLLVLVIAMGIGAEFVFTYVSQAGEVLASPVQYIEAVMKE from the coding sequence ATGAGCAATCTACTGGTGCTGCCGATTCTGATTCCTCTATGTACAGCTGTTATTCTGATTTTCTTCAAAGAGAAGATACGGCTCCAGCGTGGTATCAGTGCTTTCAGCGGAGTGCTGAATATCCTGATTGCGGGGATTTTGGTAGCACGTGTTCACGCTGGGGGTATCCAAACCTTGCAGATGGGGGGCTGGGCTCCTCCCTATGGCATTGTCTTTGTAGGTGATATGTTTGCTGTGTTACTGGTTACGATGGCCTCGGTCGTCAGCTTTGCGATTTTGCTCTATTCCTTTCACAGTATAGGAGAGAAGCGGGAGCGGTTCTATTACTACACGTTCTTTCAATTTTTGCTGGTCGGGGTATACGGCTCCTTCCTTACCGGTGATATATTCAATTTGTTTGTTTTCTTTGAAGTGATGCTAATTTCTTCTTATGCACTGATTTCTATCGGAGGGACAAGGCTCCAGCTGCGGGAAACGTCAAAATATTTGCTTATAAACATCGTATCCTCGACACTGTTTGTTGCAGCGGTTGCTTATCTCTACGCGGCGGTTGGAACGCTTAACATGGCGCATCTGTCCCAGCGTATTTCGGAAGCAGGGCAGGGCGGCGTGCTGAATGTGATTGCGGTTCTGTTTTTAATTGTATTTTCCTTGAAGGCCGGGCTATTCCTGTTCTTCTGGCTGCCGGGATCGTACAGTGCACCTCCCGCTGCGGTCAGAGCATTGTTTGGCGCCCTGCTGACTAAAGTCGGGTTATATGCAATTATCCGCACGTTCACTCTGCTGTTTGTAAACGATCTGGGGTTCACCCAAAGCTGGATTGCCTGGATGGCGGCAGTAACGATGATTTTAGGCGGCTTGGGGGCAGTAGCTTACAAGGATATCCCCCGGATTCTGAACTACAACGTCATAATCAGCGTAGGGTTTGTGGCCTTTGGGCTTGCTGCAGGGACCAGGGATGCACTTGACGGAACGGTCTTCTATCTGCTGCACGATATGCTGGCGAAGGGACTAATGTTTATTCTGGGCGGAATGATTATCTCTGCTGCGGGAACCGACCGGTTGAACAGCATGGGGGGCATGATCAAGAAGTACCCGCTCATCGGCTGGATGTTCTTCATTCTGACCCTTGCCCTGGTGGGTATACCACCGCTCAGCGGTTTTGCCGGCAAGGTACTGATCATCCGCGGAGCTTTGGATACGGGTATGCTGACCTTGTCCCTCATTGGTCTTGGATCAAGCTTCCTGGTGCTGTATTCCTTGATTAAGGTGTTCAGACAGGCGTTCTGGGGAAATGAACCGGAGAACGATCAGCCTCAAGTGAACCTGAAATGGGCTTCGGCTGTAGCTGGCGGACTGCTTGTCCTCGTGATTGCCATGGGGATCGGAGCAGAGTTCGTATTTACCTATGTATCGCAGGCGGGTGAAGTTCTGGCCTCCCCCGTGCAATACATTGAAGCTGTAATGAAGGAGTAG
- a CDS encoding Na(+)/H(+) antiporter subunit C, producing the protein MELVMAVAVGILFTIGVYLILSKSLLRIVLGTSLLTHGVHLLLMTMAGLKKGSAPVLGKSDSYVDPLPQALILTSIVISFGVTAFYFVLAYRSYQALGTDEIDSIKEDKE; encoded by the coding sequence ATGGAACTCGTAATGGCTGTTGCGGTGGGAATTCTATTTACTATAGGCGTCTATCTGATCCTGTCCAAAAGCCTGCTGCGCATTGTACTGGGAACCTCCCTGCTGACACATGGTGTGCATTTGCTGCTGATGACGATGGCCGGACTCAAAAAAGGCTCAGCCCCTGTCCTGGGTAAATCGGACTCTTATGTCGATCCGCTGCCGCAAGCGCTGATCCTCACCTCTATCGTGATCAGCTTTGGAGTCACTGCCTTCTACTTCGTACTCGCTTACCGTTCTTACCAGGCTCTGGGGACCGATGAGATCGACAGCATCAAGGAGGACAAAGAATGA
- a CDS encoding Na+/H+ antiporter subunit E, producing MAIQILFNLLIALLWMLLNTNSSGSSFIVGYVLGIAILLILRKSWTRPFYLRRLWAMLKLLLIFIRELAISNFVVLGHILRPKLAIRPGIFAYETALTSAWEVTLLSCLICLTPGTLTLDVSGDGKTLYIHAIDIADAEELAAQIRGTFEQAIMEVTR from the coding sequence ATGGCCATACAAATCCTGTTTAACCTGTTGATTGCCTTGCTGTGGATGCTGCTGAATACCAATAGCTCGGGTTCCAGCTTCATCGTGGGCTATGTGCTAGGTATAGCTATATTACTGATCCTGCGGAAATCCTGGACCCGGCCGTTCTATCTTAGACGCTTATGGGCCATGCTGAAGCTCCTGCTGATCTTTATCCGTGAGCTGGCCATCTCAAACTTTGTAGTGCTCGGACATATTCTTCGTCCAAAACTGGCTATACGTCCGGGAATATTTGCTTATGAAACTGCATTAACTTCAGCCTGGGAAGTCACCTTGTTATCCTGCCTGATCTGTCTGACGCCGGGTACGCTGACGCTTGATGTTTCGGGTGATGGCAAGACCCTGTATATTCATGCTATTGATATTGCAGATGCAGAGGAGCTGGCCGCGCAGATTAGAGGTACTTTCGAGCAGGCGATTATGGAGGTGACCCGCTGA
- a CDS encoding sugar phosphate isomerase/epimerase family protein, translating into MKLSVFYDHIREAAGQNDRSLEEICTLVKSYGIDAVEIDAACYEPEEEMIKELLDKTGLQVSCMYGFFDFGHEDSEEVKDRQIHSFLSMAHRAGASRVLVIPGFLNEREMDPASIEYQDCVQAMKTAVTTMCAYAKPLGITVGMEDFDALEAPFATTAQLLSFVREIAELSCTFDTGNFLYSGEDAMEAYTACKPYIGYVHCKDRTFEVHAGETPKLTTDGRAMYAIPVGSGCIPMKDIVTDLLKSGYDDTFAIEHFGAVDQLAYMKQSAEWLLALRTDVLGKRF; encoded by the coding sequence ATGAAATTATCTGTTTTTTACGATCATATCCGGGAGGCTGCCGGACAGAATGACCGGAGTCTGGAGGAAATCTGTACCCTGGTAAAAAGCTACGGGATCGATGCAGTGGAGATAGATGCCGCCTGCTATGAGCCTGAGGAAGAAATGATCAAAGAGCTGCTCGACAAAACAGGCCTGCAGGTAAGCTGTATGTACGGTTTCTTCGATTTCGGCCATGAAGACAGTGAGGAAGTGAAAGACCGGCAGATCCATTCTTTCCTCTCCATGGCTCATAGAGCCGGTGCTTCACGGGTGCTGGTGATCCCGGGCTTTTTGAACGAACGAGAAATGGATCCCGCTTCCATTGAATATCAGGATTGTGTACAGGCCATGAAAACCGCAGTAACTACAATGTGTGCTTATGCGAAACCGCTGGGAATCACGGTCGGTATGGAGGATTTTGATGCTTTAGAGGCCCCTTTTGCAACTACCGCGCAGCTGCTGTCTTTTGTGCGGGAAATCGCGGAACTCTCCTGCACCTTTGACACCGGAAATTTTTTGTACAGCGGGGAAGACGCCATGGAGGCATATACCGCGTGTAAGCCGTATATCGGATATGTTCATTGCAAAGACCGCACGTTTGAGGTGCATGCCGGAGAGACGCCTAAACTGACCACAGACGGCCGGGCCATGTATGCAATCCCCGTAGGCAGCGGCTGTATCCCGATGAAGGACATCGTAACGGATTTGCTGAAAAGCGGCTATGATGACACTTTCGCCATCGAACATTTTGGTGCAGTAGATCAGCTGGCGTATATGAAGCAATCTGCCGAATGGCTGCTTGCGCTCCGAACTGATGTTTTGGGAAAAAGATTCTAA
- a CDS encoding Na(+)/H(+) antiporter subunit F1, with the protein MISALLTASLVILALAMLACLYRLLKGPTRSDRVAALDTIGIHVLAIIAVVSMQLNTQDFLEIILVIGILTFIGTTALARYIERGVVVEEGGDTDGR; encoded by the coding sequence ATGATCTCAGCCCTGTTAACCGCATCTTTGGTGATTCTGGCTCTGGCAATGCTGGCCTGCCTGTACCGGCTCCTGAAAGGGCCGACCCGCTCCGACCGGGTTGCCGCACTTGATACGATAGGCATTCATGTGCTGGCCATTATAGCAGTTGTCTCCATGCAGCTGAACACACAGGATTTCCTGGAGATCATATTGGTGATCGGTATTCTAACATTTATTGGAACAACAGCGCTGGCCAGATATATTGAACGGGGCGTTGTGGTCGAAGAAGGAGGGGACACCGATGGCAGGTGA
- a CDS encoding TetR/AcrR family transcriptional regulator: MPKIVDHSERKSHIAEATWRVIMNQGMKGATVRNIAQEAGVSLGALRHYFTTQQELLAFAMNLVKERANARIEAVISLGLPPKELVTRALLEMIPLDESTMAEMEVWFAFIFHVRNTEGEHSGLNDGVYPGICNLVDYLDEQGLLRQGLNKDNEAERLYALVDGLALHAMLEPRRLDKQRIIRVLNSHMDSICRE; this comes from the coding sequence ATGCCAAAAATTGTAGATCATTCAGAGCGGAAATCGCATATTGCAGAGGCGACCTGGCGCGTCATTATGAATCAGGGGATGAAAGGAGCCACTGTACGTAACATTGCGCAGGAAGCAGGCGTGTCTCTGGGAGCCTTGCGCCATTATTTCACTACGCAGCAGGAGCTGCTTGCCTTTGCCATGAATCTTGTGAAGGAACGGGCCAATGCCAGAATTGAAGCCGTTATTAGTCTCGGCCTGCCGCCTAAAGAGCTGGTCACCAGAGCACTATTGGAGATGATTCCTTTAGACGAGAGTACCATGGCTGAAATGGAGGTATGGTTCGCGTTTATCTTTCATGTTAGGAATACGGAGGGGGAGCATAGCGGGTTGAACGACGGGGTCTACCCGGGTATATGCAATCTCGTTGACTATCTAGATGAGCAGGGCTTATTAAGACAGGGGCTGAATAAGGACAACGAAGCGGAGCGGCTGTATGCCCTGGTCGACGGTTTGGCCCTGCATGCCATGCTGGAGCCGAGGCGACTAGACAAGCAGCGGATTATCCGCGTGCTGAACAGCCATATGGATTCCATCTGCAGGGAATAG
- a CDS encoding SGNH/GDSL hydrolase family protein: MEDNYSTIAGDTAAGPKAPKDPITRRNGFYVLFETGIEATARAEGKPSQEIYLEGSYLTDKARYIGGVTDEHMLELLRSWSGFRKLVHSIGVAVKVKNMQSEVSFLLQNWGKTNKYITGSSLRIPCPGDGTEVILKLEDFVWSADDEAPGKFAFEFNHPGELATASIIFYLNDGYSVPELTAETPVHFGSDEYREMIAKSLMHSGNNRRLKSAIDKAVRGEEVTIAYIGGSITQGAGAKPIHTECYAYQSYLGFKEQFGKDGGENIHFVKAGVGGTPSELGVIRYDRDILREGSVEPDIVIVEFAVNDEGDETKGNCYESLCLKILSADNRPAVILLFSVFVNDWNLQERLSPVGLRYNLPMVSVKDAVSEQFKLTKAEGNIISKRQFFYDIYHPTNDGHRVMADCLTYLFSETNKAEMDSSDISLDQPPVIGNDYTGIRLLDRITPMDAAKIDIGGFTELDTELQMVEMDANPYGTAEFPHNWMHSASSGPAGFKLTITSRILILIFKDSGSPEFGKANIYVDGGLVITADPHENSWTHCNPVILYQNESSREHTIEVSMAPGDEYKCFTILGFGYC, from the coding sequence ATGGAAGACAATTACAGCACTATAGCAGGTGATACAGCCGCTGGTCCCAAAGCCCCTAAGGATCCCATTACGCGGAGAAACGGGTTCTACGTGCTGTTCGAGACAGGCATCGAGGCGACAGCGCGGGCCGAAGGCAAACCCTCTCAGGAGATTTATCTGGAAGGCAGCTATCTTACGGACAAGGCCAGGTATATTGGCGGCGTAACGGATGAGCATATGCTTGAGCTGCTGAGAAGCTGGAGCGGTTTCCGCAAGCTTGTGCACAGTATCGGTGTGGCTGTAAAAGTGAAGAACATGCAGTCGGAGGTCTCCTTTCTGCTGCAGAATTGGGGCAAGACGAATAAGTATATAACTGGCAGCAGTCTGCGGATTCCCTGCCCCGGCGATGGAACAGAGGTCATTCTAAAACTGGAGGACTTCGTATGGTCCGCAGATGATGAGGCTCCCGGCAAGTTTGCTTTTGAATTCAATCATCCGGGCGAGCTGGCTACGGCGAGCATAATTTTTTATCTGAATGACGGTTATTCTGTACCAGAGCTGACAGCTGAAACACCGGTTCATTTCGGCTCGGACGAGTACCGTGAGATGATCGCGAAGTCCCTGATGCATTCCGGGAACAACCGAAGATTGAAGTCTGCTATAGATAAAGCCGTACGGGGCGAGGAGGTTACGATTGCCTATATCGGAGGTTCGATTACGCAAGGCGCGGGAGCCAAACCGATACATACGGAATGTTATGCCTATCAATCCTATTTGGGCTTTAAGGAGCAGTTCGGTAAAGACGGTGGAGAGAATATCCATTTTGTTAAAGCCGGAGTAGGCGGCACACCGTCCGAGCTCGGCGTCATCCGTTATGACCGGGATATTCTCCGGGAGGGCTCCGTGGAACCGGACATCGTAATCGTGGAATTTGCCGTAAACGACGAAGGCGATGAAACGAAGGGGAATTGTTACGAAAGCCTATGCCTGAAAATCCTGTCTGCTGACAACCGGCCGGCTGTCATTCTGCTGTTCAGCGTGTTTGTGAATGACTGGAACCTGCAGGAACGGCTCTCCCCTGTCGGACTGCGCTATAATCTTCCGATGGTCAGTGTAAAGGACGCCGTATCAGAACAATTCAAGCTGACCAAGGCGGAGGGGAACATTATCTCGAAACGGCAATTTTTCTATGATATCTATCATCCTACCAATGACGGCCACCGGGTTATGGCGGATTGCCTGACTTATCTGTTCTCCGAAACCAATAAGGCAGAAATGGATAGCAGTGATATTAGTCTGGATCAGCCGCCGGTGATCGGGAATGATTATACTGGCATCCGACTGCTGGACCGGATCACCCCAATGGACGCTGCGAAGATTGACATAGGCGGTTTCACGGAGCTGGATACCGAGCTGCAGATGGTAGAAATGGATGCCAATCCTTACGGTACAGCGGAATTTCCGCATAACTGGATGCATTCAGCCTCGTCAGGTCCTGCGGGCTTCAAGCTGACGATAACAAGCAGAATCCTGATTCTGATCTTCAAGGATTCCGGCAGCCCCGAATTCGGTAAAGCAAATATTTACGTGGACGGCGGTCTGGTGATCACCGCGGACCCGCACGAGAACAGCTGGACACACTGCAATCCGGTCATTCTTTATCAGAATGAGAGCAGCCGGGAGCATACGATCGAAGTTTCAATGGCCCCTGGGGATGAGTACAAGTGCTTTACGATACTGGGCTTTGGGTATTGTTGA